The genomic segment GTCACGCGCAGCGCCTCGAGCCCGTCGCGGCCCGAGATGAGCGGCTCGCTGTCCCGGGTTATGCACTCGACGAAGTCGCGGATGAGGTAGAGGTCCATATTGTCGGCGATGCAGATCTCCTGGCCGACCGGACCGTCGTGAGCATAGAGCATAAGCTTCTGGTCGAACGCGTCGATGGTGAGCACGCCCTGGGTGCCGGTGATCGCCATCGTCACATCCCCCCAGGTCGGATAGGCCTTGTTGCGCGACCACGAGGGGTCGAGCGTGGCGAACACCCCGTTGTCGAACGTCAGGGTCAGCGTGGCACTGTCGTCAACGTCGTCGCCGTATATCATGTTGCCGATCTCGGCGTAGACCTCGCGAACCTCGGCGCCCATGAACCAGCGCATGAGATCGACGACGTGGCCGGTGTGGTCCATGACGGCGCCGCCGCCGGCGAGGTTCTTCTTGGTGAACCAGCCACCGGGCCGTGTGCCGCGATTGGTGCCTTTGATGGCGAGGATGCGGCCGACCCGGCCGTCGTCGACCATGCGCTTGGCCATCTCGACAGCCAGGACGAACCGGCACGGGAACGCGATCTCAAGCTTGACCCCGTTGGCCTCGCAGGCGGCGATCATCGCCTCGGCGTCCTCGAACGTCGTAGCGATCGGCTTCTCGCACAGCACGTGCTTCCCCGCCTCGGCCGCGGCGATGACGAGCTCACGGTGCCGGGCATTCTCGCTGCACACGATGACGGCGTCGACGTCGCGCGCAAGCAGCACTTCGAGCTTGTCGACGAAGTCCGTGCTGAACCGCTGGGCCATCATGCGGCCGCGGGTCTTGTCGCGGTCGAAGATCCCGGCAAGCTCGGCGCCCGGCGTCTGCCGGATGCAGGCCGCGTAGCTCTCGGCGTGCATGTGGGCGAAGCTCAGGATGCCGATGCGCACGCCCCGGACGCCGCCCTTGGCCTCGCTCTTGGCCCGTTTGCTCATAGGGCCTCCGCTCCTGGCGCGACCGCCTCTCCCGTCCTGACCGAGCGTTCGGCCGCATCGGCTACGCGCAGCACGTCGAGGGCGAAATCGAACGAGATGGGAGGCTCGGCGTCGTTGCGGATTGCCTCGACGAGAAGCCGCAGCTCGGTCACGTAGCCCGATTCGCGGAACGGCGATTGCGGGAGTTCGGCCCCGACGCGCTCTTTGGCGTCGCCGCCGGCCGGGCAGAACACGAGCGGCCGCGTCGTGCGGCTGTCGTACTCGAGAATGCCGGCGCTGCCCGAGGCCTCGAACGCCATGTAGAAGCCGGCCGAGTAGAGCCAGCTCGCCTCGATGTGGGCGATCACGCCGCTTCTGAACCGGAGCGTCACGAGCGCGTAATCGCCGTTGTCTGGCACCTCGGCGTCGCTGGTCATGAGCCCCTTGGCGTAGACGCGCTCGACGGGCCCGAAGCACGCCATGCAGAAGTCCATGTCGTGGATGGCCAGGTCGTAGAGCACGCCGCCGCTGCGGTCGAAATCGACGAACCAGTTGTCCGCCGTCTTCGGGACGTAAAGGTTGCGCTCGGTGCGCACGACGGCCGGCGTGCCGATGCGCCCGGCGTCGAGCTGGCATTTGAGGGCCGCATACTCAGGCAGGTAGCGCAACACGTGGCCGACCATCGCTTTGCCCTTGGCACGACGGGCCGCTTGGGCCATCTCGATGCCCTCGTCGAGCCTGCGCGCGATCGGCTTCTCACAGAAGACGTGTTTGCCCGCCTCGAGCGCCCGGAGGCAGACGGTCTTGTGCGACTCGGTGCTCGTGGTGCAGATCACCAGATCGATCGAGTCGTCGGCATAAATCGCCTCGGCGGTGCCAACGGCCGTGCCGCCGAAACGCTCGGCGAGCGTCTTGGCCTTGTCGGGGATCAGGTCGGCCACGGCGGCCAGCTCGATTCCGGGAATCTGGCGGATGCCGTCGGCATGAGCAGTTCCCATGCAGCCGGCGCCGACGATGGCCGCCTTGATCACCGCGCCACTCCCCCTCCCTGCGCCTGCTGCTGCCGCTTGAGGAGATCCTCCTGGCGCGCCTGCTCGTACAGATCGACGATCGCCGCCCGGGCCTCGAGTGCGCTGACCCACTCGCGGAAGACCTCGCGCACATAGTCACGGCGCGCCGCTTGCTCAGTGAACCACGGCATCTCGCGCGCGCGGACCTGTGCGTTCGGCTCGCGCTCTTCGAGGATATGGAAGAACACGACACCCTTGTCGACCTGATAGACATAGAGATCCTCGGGCTCCAGGGAACCCTCGGTGATGCGCTTACTGAACTCGCGGCTCCTGGCGGCGCGCAGGATGAGCTGCCGGCTGTCGTCGAGGCCGACCACCTTCTCGTCGTTGATCCCCAGGAATCCCGTGGTGGTCAGGGTGATGTCCTGCCGCTCGCAGGCGGCAATGAAACCGAGGCCTTCCTCGTCCATCAACCGGCGCAGCTCCTTGTACGTATCGCGAGCCGCTTCGAGGATGGCCGGTCCGACTGTGGCGATGGCGGCGCCGCGCCGGGCCTCGCCCCGGACCATGTGGAACGGATAGAAAAGAGTAGCGTCGGGTGTCTCGTCGGGCTCGATGCGCAGCGGCGCGAGGACGCACCAGCCTTGGTCCACGCGGACAGGTCCTGGACTGACTTCGCCCAGATCGAGTGAGAAGGCCGCCTGGCGGAAGTCCTCCTCGTCTTCGCCGATCGTCTCATCGATCGGTCCTTCGACGCCGAACAGCGGCGTCGTGCGCAGCACGTACTGGTGTGCCGCGCCGGGCGCGGCGTTGATCTGCTCAACGGCCTCGATGAGGCGCTCCGAGCTGCGGACAACGGTGAACAGGTCGGTTGCCTTGTCGGCGGCCAAGGCGAGCGCCTTCCGCTGGACGACGGCAGCGCACACGGCGTCGCGGCACGCCTCGTAGGGCGGGACCGTACCCGAGGCATCGGCAAACTCGGTCTGGTGCGCCTCGTAGTAGTCTTTCAGGTCCGGCTCCTCGACCTCGACCTCGGCCTCGAAGTCCTTGCCCTCGACGAGCACGTAGAGCGCGGCGCGGCGCGGCGCGATCCTGAGCCCCTCCGCGGTCTTGCGGTTCTGCGCGTACCACGCGAGCACCTCATCGTCGCGAAGCGCCTTCGGATCGGCATACGGCTCGGTAGGCTCGAGGGAATAGGCAAGCTTGAAGCGGCGGAAGACGTCGTTGAACGCCTCGTCGGCTTCACCGGGCGGGATCTTGGCCGAGTCGAGCACGGTGCGCAGCAGCATGGTGATCCGGATGTTTGTGCGCAGCTCGTCCTCGTAGTCCGTGCGCTTGCGACGCATCTGGCGTAGAACGGCTTGGTAGTGGTCTTCGTCGAGGCGGCCATCGTCGCCGGGGTAGAGAAAGTAGAGATAGTTGATGACGTCCTGATCGTCCACGGGGATGCGGAGGCGCTCGGCCTCGTGAGCGAGCACAAGCCGGCGCCAAGTGCGGAGGCGCATGAACTCGGACGGGTTCCGGTCGTCCGGCTCGAGCACGCCGGGCAGGCGCGTACGCAGCCAGTAGTCGTCCTTCAGCGCGTGCAGGTACTCCTCGTCGGTCATCCCCAGCTCGCGGCGCCGTCTATCGTAGGCGTCCTTATCGTAGCGGCCCGTTGCCCGATCGGTGAAGGTACGCTCGAGCACCTGACGGGACATAGACCGCTCCTGCCAGTCGGTCGCAGGGTCAAACCCAGCGCCGAACTCAGCCAGCAACGACTCACGGACTGTCGCAAGCACCCGATTCTGCGGCCGCCGGTAATCCATCCCCGGCAGTGCCCGGAGCAGCTCGTTCATCAGGTACCATTCGGCCCAGTATGCATCGCCGAACTGATCGGTTGTCACCGTCCTGCCGAACATCGAGCCGTAGTGCTGCTGCTGCTCCCGGTGCTGAAAATACTGCGGCACGTAGAAGACAACGAACGCGGGCACGATCAGGATGATGATGATCCAAAAGACCACCTTCGTGTGCTTGCGCATCGCAACAAGCATGGTCGAAAACCCCTTGGACGTGTAAGAATGCCGCCCGCCCTAAGCCGCGCCGCACAATGCCACGCTGCCCGGGCCGCCATGGGCGGACCGAAGCGCGTACTATAGGGCAGCCGCCCGGCCGCCGCAACTGTTTTGCCCCCGTTCAGGCTACCGGCACAGGTTCCGCAGCAACACGGCGGCCGCCGGGTCCTGTGTCAGGTTGCCCAGAATCCGGAACTGACAGATCGTCAGCGTGCCCGAGCCGTGCGCCAGCCGGACCAGGTCCGTCCCGAGCCGGGTGCCGAATGTCATCACCGTGCCGGCCACGGGCTTGACCTCGATCCCCATGACCGAGTTACGCGGGTAGACGTTGCGATAGAAGTCGTTCATCAGCCCGCCGGATGGCAGGCCGTCCAACAGCGCATCCTTGCGCGTCCAGTGGAATCCGCCGAGGAACAGCCCATAGCTCCACTCGACGCGGAACATGTACGGCCCGAGCGCGACGCTCGGATCGTCACTGCCGACCCGGGGCAACTCGAAGACGA from the Verrucomicrobiota bacterium genome contains:
- a CDS encoding Gfo/Idh/MocA family oxidoreductase, which gives rise to MRIGILSFAHMHAESYAACIRQTPGAELAGIFDRDKTRGRMMAQRFSTDFVDKLEVLLARDVDAVIVCSENARHRELVIAAAEAGKHVLCEKPIATTFEDAEAMIAACEANGVKLEIAFPCRFVLAVEMAKRMVDDGRVGRILAIKGTNRGTRPGGWFTKKNLAGGGAVMDHTGHVVDLMRWFMGAEVREVYAEIGNMIYGDDVDDSATLTLTFDNGVFATLDPSWSRNKAYPTWGDVTMAITGTQGVLTIDAFDQKLMLYAHDGPVGQEICIADNMDLYLIRDFVECITRDSEPLISGRDGLEALRVT
- a CDS encoding Gfo/Idh/MocA family oxidoreductase, whose product is MIKAAIVGAGCMGTAHADGIRQIPGIELAAVADLIPDKAKTLAERFGGTAVGTAEAIYADDSIDLVICTTSTESHKTVCLRALEAGKHVFCEKPIARRLDEGIEMAQAARRAKGKAMVGHVLRYLPEYAALKCQLDAGRIGTPAVVRTERNLYVPKTADNWFVDFDRSGGVLYDLAIHDMDFCMACFGPVERVYAKGLMTSDAEVPDNGDYALVTLRFRSGVIAHIEASWLYSAGFYMAFEASGSAGILEYDSRTTRPLVFCPAGGDAKERVGAELPQSPFRESGYVTELRLLVEAIRNDAEPPISFDFALDVLRVADAAERSVRTGEAVAPGAEAL
- a CDS encoding SurA N-terminal domain-containing protein → MLVAMRKHTKVVFWIIIILIVPAFVVFYVPQYFQHREQQQHYGSMFGRTVTTDQFGDAYWAEWYLMNELLRALPGMDYRRPQNRVLATVRESLLAEFGAGFDPATDWQERSMSRQVLERTFTDRATGRYDKDAYDRRRRELGMTDEEYLHALKDDYWLRTRLPGVLEPDDRNPSEFMRLRTWRRLVLAHEAERLRIPVDDQDVINYLYFLYPGDDGRLDEDHYQAVLRQMRRKRTDYEDELRTNIRITMLLRTVLDSAKIPPGEADEAFNDVFRRFKLAYSLEPTEPYADPKALRDDEVLAWYAQNRKTAEGLRIAPRRAALYVLVEGKDFEAEVEVEEPDLKDYYEAHQTEFADASGTVPPYEACRDAVCAAVVQRKALALAADKATDLFTVVRSSERLIEAVEQINAAPGAAHQYVLRTTPLFGVEGPIDETIGEDEEDFRQAAFSLDLGEVSPGPVRVDQGWCVLAPLRIEPDETPDATLFYPFHMVRGEARRGAAIATVGPAILEAARDTYKELRRLMDEEGLGFIAACERQDITLTTTGFLGINDEKVVGLDDSRQLILRAARSREFSKRITEGSLEPEDLYVYQVDKGVVFFHILEEREPNAQVRAREMPWFTEQAARRDYVREVFREWVSALEARAAIVDLYEQARQEDLLKRQQQAQGGGVAR